The stretch of DNA GACCCCCCGCAGCAAAACGCCTCGTATAGTTGTTTGCGAGGTTATTATTCGAGCCTCCTCACCGGACAGGCGCCCACGGCGTCCCGGCGAGGGCCCTCCGGTTACACGGCCAGGGGAGACGCCGTGACCGCGCACGATCCCAAGGAGCTGAAAGTACTATGGACCTGATCGAACTCAAAGCGATGTCTATCGGCGAGCTGACAAAGCTGGCCACAAAGGAATTCAAGATCGAGGGCGTGAGCGGCATGCGCAAGCAGGATCTCATCTTCGCCATGCTGCAGGCCCAGGCCGAAAGGAAGAAGTCGATCTACGGGAGCGGTGTCCTCGAAGTGCTTCCCGACGGCTTCGGGTTCCTGAGGTCGCCGGATGCCAGTTACCTGCCTGGTCCGGATGACATCTACGTCTCGCCGTCCCAGATCCGCCGGTTCTCAATGCGCACCGGTGACACGGTGACCGGAGAGATCCGTCCCCCCAAGGAAGGGGAGCGCTACTTCGCCCTCCTCAAGGTGGAGAACCTCAACTTCGAACCGCCCGAGGCGTCCAAGGACAAGATCCTGTTCGACAACCTGACGCCGCTCCATCCCGACGAACGCATCAGACTCGAGACCGACAACCACCAGGATTATTCTGTGCGGATCATGGACCTCATCACGCCCATCGGAAAAGGACAAAGGGGTCTTATCGTCGCGCCGCCGAGAACCGGCAAGACCATGCTCCTCCAAAGTCTGGCAAACAGCATCGCCGTAAACCACCCGGAGATCTACCTCATCGTGCTGCTTATCGACGAGCGCCCCGAAGAGGTCACCGACATGGCGAGGTCCGTCAAGGGGGAGGTGGTCTCGTCCACCTTCGACGAACCGGCGACCCGCCACGTTCAGGTTGCCGATATGGTCCTGGAGAAATCAAAACGCCTGGTAGAGCACGGCAAGGACGTGGTGATCCTGCTCGACAGCATCACCCGTCTGGCCAGAGCCTACAACACGGTCCAGCCACCGAGCGGCAAGGTGCTTTCCGGAGGGGTGGATTCCAACGCCCTTCATCGTCCCAAGCGGTTCTTCGGGGCGGCCAGGAACATCGAGCAGGGGGGGAGCCTCACCATTATCGCCACGGCCCTCATTGACACCGGCAGCCGCATGGACGAGGTGATCTTCGAGGAGTTCAAGGGCACCGGTAACATGGAGCTCCACCTCGACCGCAGGCCGGTGGAAAAGAGGATCTACCCTGCCATCGATATCAGCAAGTCCGGCACCAGGAAGGAAGAACTCATCGTAACCGCGGAAGAGCTCAACCGGATATGGGTGCTCCACAAGGTGCTCGCGTCCATGAGCGTCGTGGACAGTCTGGAGTTCATGCTGGACAAGTTGAATGGGACCAAGAACAACCAGGAGTTTTTCGACATGATGAGTGAATAGCAGCGAGCTGCTGCTCGCCGTTTTGTGTTTCAGGTTTTGAGTTCTGCGCAGGGGAGAGAGACTTTAAAAAAGTGTTCGGATTCTACTCCAATCACAAAACCCGGAACCCGGAACGCTGACACATATTGCCAACGACACAGATTGCTAAATAATGGCATATGTGTTAAAAACATCAGTTATTTTAAAGACTATTGGAATCAAGGAGCAGTGCCATGAGAAAAGATATCCATCCCGAATACAAAGAGGCCACCTTTACCTGTGCCTGCGGTGCGAAATACGAGACCGGCTCCACCATCGGCAGCAGAAGTATCGACCTCTGCTCGAACTGCCACCCCTTCTACACCGGCAAGCAGAAACTGGTAGACGCGGCCGGCCGGGTCGAGAAGTTCAAGAGGCGGTACCAGCAGAAATAAGATGCTGTGGGTGCCAAGGTCCACCTCCTTTCCCACACTCCTGATCCAGAGGGGGTAATTGCCCGAGCTAAAAGACTCTGTTATTCCCCCCTCGGCATCGAGGATCTGCCCGGCATCCTGAGTGACGATGGCAGATCCCGTCTTCTCAGGAAGGTCATCTCTCTCGGCCACCACTCCGTCCTCGAACACCCCGCCCTTACCTTCGGTAAGATAACGGAGGTGCGCCCAAGGTGTGGCGCCCAAGGAAAAGGGGAGAAGGGGAAAAGGAGAAGGGGAAAAGGAGAAGAAGAGAAAACGCGAGTTAAGATGTGTCCCCTCTTCACCTCTTCGCCCACTCACCTCCGCGTTATGATGCGAGTGCGAAAGGTTCATTGAGATGTCGAAACAGCACGAGCATAAGATCGGCGGTCAGGCCGTCATCGAAGGCGTCATGATGCGCGCCCCCAGGACGATGACCGTGGCGGTGCGTCGCCCCTCGGGTGAAATCGCTGTCATGAAGGAGCGCCTTAACCTTCTCGCCGATCGCTGGCCTGTCTTCAAGTGGCCCATGCTCCGGGGGACGGTCTCCCTGTTCGGGACGATCCTCCTGGGGGTCCGTGCCCTGAACTACAGCGCGCAACAGGCCCTGGAGGAGGAAGAGGAGGAGATCGGGCCCTGGGCCATGGCCGGCACCGTTGCCGTCGCCTTCGGCCTGGCCGTATTCCTCTTTCTTCTTTTGCCCCTGTGGGTGACCCGGTGGATGGAGACCGGGTTCCCGTGGGTCGCCGGGCAGTGGGCTTTCAATGTGGTGGACGGGGTCCTGCGCCTCGCGGTGTTTTTCCTCTACCTTGCCGCCATCACCATGGCGCGGGATGTGCGCCGGATATTCCAGTACCATGGAGCGGAGCACATGACGATCTACGCCATGGAGGCGGGTGATGATCTGACCGTGGCCAACGCCCGGAAATACAGCCCCACGCATCCCCGATGCGGAACCAGCTTTCTCCTCATCGTCATGGTCCTTTCCATCGTCGTTTTCGCCCAGATCCCGCAAGCCTGGCCTCTATGGGGCAAGGCCCTTTCAAGGGTCATCCTGATCCCGGTCATTGCGGGTCTCTCCTACGAGATGCTCAAGGCCGGGGACCGGTATCGGAAGGTCCCCGCGTTGAGACTGCTGCTCCTTCCCGGCCTGGCGATGCAAAAGTTCACTACCCGGGAGCCCACCGACGACCAGATAGAGGTCGCCCTGGTGGCTCTCAGGGAGGCCCTGGCCGATGAGGGCGAGGGGGCGTTATGAACTCGTGGATAGACCGGCTCGGGCATGTCGAAGACAGGTACGAGGAACTCGAGAGACACCTGAGCGATCCCGGGATCGCCGGGAACCCGGACAAGCTCCGGATCTACTCCAAGGAGCATTCCGATCTTACTCCCATCGTGGAAGCGTACCGGGAATACATGGTTTTCCAGGAGCAGTTCACCGCCATGGAAGGGATGCTCCGGGAGGAGAGGGACCCGGAAGTCCTCCCCCTGGTCTTTGAGGAGAGGGATGTTATCCTGGAAGGGCTGGCGGTCCTCGAAGAGAAGATCAAGCGTCTTCTCCTTCCGAAAGATCCCCTGGACGAGAAGAACACCATCCTCGAAGTGAGAGCAGGTACGGGAGGGGAGGAAGCGTCTCTTTTCGTCGCTGACCTGGTACGCATGTACACCCGGTACGCTGAACGCAAGGGCTGGAAGTGGGAGTTTTTAAACAGCAGCCCAACCGAGGTCGGCGGTTTCAGAGAGGCTGCCCTCCTGATCCGGGGGAGCAAGGTATACAGCAACCTGAAGTACGAGGGGGGCGTCCACAGGGTCCAGCGGGTACCGGAGACAGAATCTTCCGGACGCATCCACACTTCGGCGGTGAGCGTCGTGGTTATGCCCGAGGCAGACGAGGTGGAGGTCCAGGTCCATCCCGAGGATCTTCGCATCGACGTGTTCAGGGCCTCCGGCTGCGGCGGACAGCACATCAATACCACCGATTCGGCGGTCCGCATCACCCACATCCCAACCGGTATCGCGGTCTCGTGCCAGGATGAGAAATCCCAGCACAAGAACAAGGCCAAGGCCATGAAGATCCTCCTTGCCAGGATGCTCCAGAAGGAACTGGAGGAAAGGCGGACGCAGGTGGACGGCGTACGCCGGAGCATGGTGGGTTCGGGGGACCGCAGTGAGCGGATAAGGACCTACAACTTCCCCCAGGGACGGGTCACCGACCACCGGATCAACCTGACCCTTTACAGGCTGGAAGGGATCATGGACGGCGACCTGGAGGAGATCACACAGGCCCTTATGGCCTCCAGCCAGGCCGAGCTGTTAAGATCCATGGAGGTTGCGTAACGTGGAGCTCTCCCCGGACAAAAACCGCGAACATGTGCTCAGGGAAGCAGTTGCCGCCCTCAGGAAGGCCGGGGTCAAAAGCCCGGTTCTCGACGCTGCCGTTCTTCTCGGGTATGCCACGGGCGAGTCCGGCCCTGATGCCCTCCTCAGGAGGAGCACCTCCCTTTCCACGGACCAGGCTTCCAGTTACCAGTCATTCATCGAGAGGCGCTGCCGTCGGGAAACGGTGAGCCGCATCATCGGCAGCCGGGAGTTTTATTCCAGGCCGTTTACGGTCACAGATCAGGTCCTGGATCCCCGCCCCGACACGGAACTTCTCGTCGAAGAGGCGATCGCGTGGCTCGCAGGCGCTGCAGGCCCGGTCCGGGTGATCGATATCGGCACCGGTTCCGGGGCCATCGCTGTGACGATGGCCGCGGAGGTGCCCGCAACGAGGGTCGTGGCTACGGACATCAGCCGCGGCGCCCTCAGGGTCGCTGCCGCCAACGCCGCGGCCCATGGAGTGGCTGACCGCGTCCAGTTCGTCCTGGCGGACCTCGGTGACGGGCTCGCTTCTGGCCCCGTCTTCGACCTGCTCCTTTCCAACCCCCCGTACATCGCCGAAAGTGAACTGGGTGAGCTTGCCGAGGAGGTTTGCGAGGGAGATCCTTTCGAGGCGCTGGTTGCGGGCCCCGAGGGCACGGAATTTTACCCTCCCCTGGCCGCCCTTGCCACGAAGCTGCTGCGGCCGGGCGGCCGTATCATGGTGGAGGTCGGAGCGGGCCAGGCGGCGGAAGTATCCGCTGCTTTCCGCAAGGCCGGACTGGTGCAGGTCCGCACCGTCAGGGACCTGGGCGGCATTGAAAGGGTTGTTGCGGGAGCCGCGGGAAATGCCTGAGCGGATCATGATAGAGGGCGGTGTCCCCCTCCGTGGGGAGATTGCTGCCAGCGGGGCCAAGAACGCGGCCCTTCCGCTGATGGCCGCCTCCCTGCTGATGCCGGGGAAGCTGGTCCTTCATAACGTTCCTGATCTGCGGGACGTCAGGACCATGAGGAAGCTGCTGGAGCACCTTGGAGTACAGTGCGAGGGTGATGGGACGTTGTCCCTCGATTCGGCCCGCACGAGCAATTGTGAGGCGCCCTACGAACTGGTCAAGACCATGCGGGCGTCCGTTCTCGTCCTGGGACCGCTGCTGGCTCGATTCGGAAAGGCGCGTGTTTCCCAGCCGGGCGGCTGCGCCATCGGCGCTCGCCCCATAAACAGGCACGTGGAGGGGCTCCAGGCCATGGGGGCCACGGTACACCTGGAGCACGGCTACGTGGTGGCCAGGGTGGACCGGCTCCGCGGGGCCCAGATCGTTTTCGAGGCACCCACCGTCACCGGGACCGAGAACCTCATGATGGCCGCCGTTCTTGCCGAAGGGGAATCGGTGCTCGTAAACGCGGCCCGGGAACCTGAGGTGAAGGATCTGGCCGATGCCCTCAACCTCATGGGGGCCCGTATCTCCGGCGCCGGGACCGCGGAGATCAGGATCCAGGGCGTCACCTCCCTGGCCCCGGCCACCTACACTGTCATGCCCGACCGCATCGAGACGGGCACCTACATTGCCGCCGCAGGGATAACCGGAGGGGACGTGACGGTACGCGGCTGTGTTCCCGGCCACCTCAGGGCGGTCATCGAACGGATGAAAAAGGCCGGGGTCGACATCGAAGAGGGAGGGGACTGGATCCGGGCCCGCTGTGACGGAGGGATCAAGGCGGTAGACGTCGTCACCGACCCTTTCCCGGGGTTCCCCACCGACATGCAGGCCCAGTTCATGGCTCTCATGACCCTTTCGGAAGGACTCTCCACGGTCACCGAGACGATCTTCGAACAGCGGTTCATGCACGTTCCGGAGCTTTGCCGCATGGGCGCTGACATCACCCTTTCCGAGCGCAGGGCGGTCATCAGGGGCGTCCGCTCCCTTTCCGGAGCCCCCCTCATGGCCACGGATCTTCGAGCCAGCGCCTCCCTCGTGCTGGCCGGCCTCGGGGCTACCGAGGGTGTGACCGAGATCTCCCGCATCTACCACCTGGACAGGGGATACGAGGTCCTGGACGAAAAGCTGGCGAGCCTCGGTGCCCGGATCTGGAGGACCCTTGGATAAGAACGCCATCACCATAGCCCTTCCCAAGGGCCGCCTCCTCGCGGAGTGCACCGAACTTCTGGAGAAGGTGGGGCTTACGGCCGCAGAGGACCTTGAGTCGACACGAAAACTGATGGTCCCTTCCGTGG from bacterium encodes:
- the prfA gene encoding peptide chain release factor 1; the protein is MNSWIDRLGHVEDRYEELERHLSDPGIAGNPDKLRIYSKEHSDLTPIVEAYREYMVFQEQFTAMEGMLREERDPEVLPLVFEERDVILEGLAVLEEKIKRLLLPKDPLDEKNTILEVRAGTGGEEASLFVADLVRMYTRYAERKGWKWEFLNSSPTEVGGFREAALLIRGSKVYSNLKYEGGVHRVQRVPETESSGRIHTSAVSVVVMPEADEVEVQVHPEDLRIDVFRASGCGGQHINTTDSAVRITHIPTGIAVSCQDEKSQHKNKAKAMKILLARMLQKELEERRTQVDGVRRSMVGSGDRSERIRTYNFPQGRVTDHRINLTLYRLEGIMDGDLEEITQALMASSQAELLRSMEVA
- the murA gene encoding UDP-N-acetylglucosamine 1-carboxyvinyltransferase, producing the protein MPERIMIEGGVPLRGEIAASGAKNAALPLMAASLLMPGKLVLHNVPDLRDVRTMRKLLEHLGVQCEGDGTLSLDSARTSNCEAPYELVKTMRASVLVLGPLLARFGKARVSQPGGCAIGARPINRHVEGLQAMGATVHLEHGYVVARVDRLRGAQIVFEAPTVTGTENLMMAAVLAEGESVLVNAAREPEVKDLADALNLMGARISGAGTAEIRIQGVTSLAPATYTVMPDRIETGTYIAAAGITGGDVTVRGCVPGHLRAVIERMKKAGVDIEEGGDWIRARCDGGIKAVDVVTDPFPGFPTDMQAQFMALMTLSEGLSTVTETIFEQRFMHVPELCRMGADITLSERRAVIRGVRSLSGAPLMATDLRASASLVLAGLGATEGVTEISRIYHLDRGYEVLDEKLASLGARIWRTLG
- the prmC gene encoding peptide chain release factor N(5)-glutamine methyltransferase, whose product is MELSPDKNREHVLREAVAALRKAGVKSPVLDAAVLLGYATGESGPDALLRRSTSLSTDQASSYQSFIERRCRRETVSRIIGSREFYSRPFTVTDQVLDPRPDTELLVEEAIAWLAGAAGPVRVIDIGTGSGAIAVTMAAEVPATRVVATDISRGALRVAAANAAAHGVADRVQFVLADLGDGLASGPVFDLLLSNPPYIAESELGELAEEVCEGDPFEALVAGPEGTEFYPPLAALATKLLRPGGRIMVEVGAGQAAEVSAAFRKAGLVQVRTVRDLGGIERVVAGAAGNA
- the rpmE gene encoding 50S ribosomal protein L31, whose translation is MRKDIHPEYKEATFTCACGAKYETGSTIGSRSIDLCSNCHPFYTGKQKLVDAAGRVEKFKRRYQQK
- a CDS encoding DUF1385 domain-containing protein, which codes for MSKQHEHKIGGQAVIEGVMMRAPRTMTVAVRRPSGEIAVMKERLNLLADRWPVFKWPMLRGTVSLFGTILLGVRALNYSAQQALEEEEEEIGPWAMAGTVAVAFGLAVFLFLLLPLWVTRWMETGFPWVAGQWAFNVVDGVLRLAVFFLYLAAITMARDVRRIFQYHGAEHMTIYAMEAGDDLTVANARKYSPTHPRCGTSFLLIVMVLSIVVFAQIPQAWPLWGKALSRVILIPVIAGLSYEMLKAGDRYRKVPALRLLLLPGLAMQKFTTREPTDDQIEVALVALREALADEGEGAL
- the rho gene encoding transcription termination factor Rho, whose product is MDLIELKAMSIGELTKLATKEFKIEGVSGMRKQDLIFAMLQAQAERKKSIYGSGVLEVLPDGFGFLRSPDASYLPGPDDIYVSPSQIRRFSMRTGDTVTGEIRPPKEGERYFALLKVENLNFEPPEASKDKILFDNLTPLHPDERIRLETDNHQDYSVRIMDLITPIGKGQRGLIVAPPRTGKTMLLQSLANSIAVNHPEIYLIVLLIDERPEEVTDMARSVKGEVVSSTFDEPATRHVQVADMVLEKSKRLVEHGKDVVILLDSITRLARAYNTVQPPSGKVLSGGVDSNALHRPKRFFGAARNIEQGGSLTIIATALIDTGSRMDEVIFEEFKGTGNMELHLDRRPVEKRIYPAIDISKSGTRKEELIVTAEELNRIWVLHKVLASMSVVDSLEFMLDKLNGTKNNQEFFDMMSE